The stretch of DNA ATCGCAGCGAAAAGATGGTATTGAGTTTTCTTCGCATGCCGAAGACTCGCTGTGTTTTCTGGCATGATGACCGTAACGACGCGGTTGAGCGTCCTCTCCAACTTACGATTCCTCTGGCAAGGGTACTGATGCTAACGCCGATGCGTCTGCTCCTTTGTAAAGGCGAACCGGAACCTCGCGTTCAGTGAATCGCTGAGGTGACTGTTCCGCTTCATGATATTCCTGCTCTGTATTGACCGACCATACCTCGTATGTGCCCCCACACACATTGCGAGCAGCATATATCCCCGTGAGCATTGAGTGGTCTTGGTTGTTGTAGCGATGTAGTCCGTTCCGTCCAATGGGTTGTAGGTTCGTGAATGTTGCCAGATAGTGGCGGAGCGTTGCGAGATTCTCTTGATAGCCGTGATCATATACAGGATAAGCTTTTGGCATTCTTACCACGGTCCCATCTTCGACGTCGGTTGGAGCGATCAGGCCGATGTGGCTACATTCACGGATACCGAGGGCGATGAGTTGCTCGTCGGTCCATTGCCACTCTCTATCGTGTTCCCAGAGAAAATATTCCAGTCCCAACGAGGTACGCGACGGGTCGGGAACCATATCTACGCTCCAATTCTTGTAGTTTTGGATGCGTCCAAGTTTCACCTCTGGTGAGTGAATATAGACCCAGTTATCAGGAAAAACTTCCGTGCGGTTAACGATGAGAATAACAGTTACGTAGTCGCGGTAGCGGAGGCGTTGCGCTGCACGCAGAATTGTATCAGGCGGAGCAGGATTCAGCGTGAAAACAAGATCACGTAATGGCATGGTCGATATGAAGTGGGGTCCCGAAAACTCCACGTGTTCGCCACGAGAAGTGCGGCCAATAATGGACTCAACCCGCCCATGCGTATGACGAATCTGTTCGACTCGTACTCCACGCAGCACGGAGG from Deltaproteobacteria bacterium encodes:
- a CDS encoding NAD(P)/FAD-dependent oxidoreductase codes for the protein MSQSPVVIIGAGPAGLTAAHELTKFGASAIVLEADNLVGGLSRTVRYRDFRFDIGGHRFFSKIPQINALWKEILGDEFLFRPRLSRIYYQGHFFAYPLKAMNALVGLGPVEALLVGLSYLRARMLPHEQEINFEQWVSNRFGRRLYKIFFKTYTEKVWGMPCAEISAEWAAQRIKNLSLSEALRNALFNHRHTKDGQLITTLIEAFHYPRLGPGMMWERCEELLLNHHSSVLRGVRVEQIRHTHGRVESIIGRTSRGEHVEFSGPHFISTMPLRDLVFTLNPAPPDTILRAAQRLRYRDYVTVILIVNRTEVFPDNWVYIHSPEVKLGRIQNYKNWSVDMVPDPSRTSLGLEYFLWEHDREWQWTDEQLIALGIRECSHIGLIAPTDVEDGTVVRMPKAYPVYDHGYQENLATLRHYLATFTNLQPIGRNGLHRYNNQDHSMLTGIYAARNVCGGTYEVWSVNTEQEYHEAEQSPQRFTEREVPVRLYKGADASALASVPLPEES